A window of the Kazachstania africana CBS 2517 chromosome 10, complete genome genome harbors these coding sequences:
- the EAF7 gene encoding Eaf7p (similar to Saccharomyces cerevisiae EAF7 (YNL136W); ancestral locus Anc_2.130), with protein MTIEWSVVDEIRLLRWVSEFKPAGLHKHFHMMCIVTRMNNPEEYPVTLLQKENVQTKSFTADDIWQKLRQYYNLEEADKLEVSAMENSNKDISKLHVFNKKDFALPWDEYGELILENAKTGAKEEEELSEEELVTEASKEVEEVASTGMVEQEKLDTGEGSKKENDKEETLEAKKEEAVVEKQEEKEEEEGIEDGNVQRKTRSAPRIRRSTRNRSITPEEHTSDEGEKSTELKDENKEEPQENNEEVEPQENSEEEEEEQEEQRDGSVELEENIPKKRRPKAKKTKVDEEEQADINEEVQEKPKQKGKRQLPQKDNEPIGARTRHSSHVKTETPETSPKRKKRKQEKPPKPESPKAARPTTRVSSRLRNKK; from the coding sequence ATGACGATTGAATGGAGTGTTGTGGATGAAATACGTTTGTTGAGATGGGTTTCTGAGTTTAAGCCCGCCGGGTTGCATAAGCATTTTCATATGATGTGTATTGTTACTAGAATGAACAATCCGGAAGAGTATCCAGTTACGTTGCTTCAGAAGGAGAATGTTCAGACCAAGTCATTTACTGCCGATGATATATGGCAGAAACTGAGACAGTATTACAATCTCGAGGAGGCTGATAAGTTGGAAGTCTCTGCAATGGAAAATAGTAACAAAGATATAAGTAAACTTCACGTTTTCAACAAGAAAGATTTTGCATTACCATGGGATGAGTACGGTGAATTGATACTGGAGAATGCCAAAACAGGTGCAaaggaggaagaagaactGTCAGAAGAGGAACTGGTTACGGAGGCTTCgaaagaagttgaagaagttgCCTCTACTGGGATGGTGGAACAAGAAAAGTTGGACACTGGTGAAGGAtctaagaaagaaaatgacaaaGAAGAGACATTGGAAGcaaagaaggaagaagCAGTTGTAgaaaaacaagaagaaaaggaagaggaagaaggGATAGAAGATGGAAATGTACAAAGAAAGACTAGATCTGCCCCACGTATACGAAGATCTACTAGAAACAGATCAATTACACCGGAAGAGCATACTAGTGATGAAGGAGAGAAGTCTACTGAATTGAAAGACGAGAATAAGGAAGAGCCTCAGGAGAATAATGAAGAGGTGGAACCTCAGGAAAATAGCgaagaggaggaagaagaacaagaagaacaGAGAGATGGTTCGGTGgaacttgaagaaaatataccaaagaaaagaaggcCTAAAGCTAAAAAGACGAAGGTAGACGAAGAAGAGCAGGCTGATATTAACGAAGAAGTACAGGAGAAGCCAAAACAAAAGGGTAAACGTCAACTTCCACAGAAGGATAATGAACCAATTGGCGCACGAACGAGACATTCTTCCCATGTTAAGACAGAGACACCAGAGACATCgccaaaaagaaagaaacgTAAACAGGAAAAGCCTCCAAAGCCTGAATCGCCAAAAGCTGCACGTCCCACTACAAGAGTGTCGAGTAGATTGAGGAACAAGAAGTAA